TGCCAATGGTTTTAATGTGTTTAGCCTCAGACCAAGCAATAGGGGGACCCAAGCTATGGGCGTACCCGCTGGCACATTCGTAGCCCTAAATGGAACTCCTTCGTCTACTATTGCGATGGCTTGTTTGAAGAACACGCTATCTCTATCTAATTCTCATATTTACATGCCCAACCTGACTCAAATTGAGGCATTACTTGAAGTTTACTCGCCACTCATATACTTGCATCCTGACGAAGTATACCTCCCTTCTTCGGTGGGCTGGTTTTTTAGCAATGGGGCCCTTCTATACAAGAAACAAGGTGATGCAGTTGCCATCGAACCAACGGGCTCCAACCTTCCCCAAGGTGGCTCAAATGATGGCTCCTATTGGCTGGACCTACCCGTGGATAAAGGCGCCAGTGAAAGAGTGAAAAAGGGAGATCTACCCGACTGTCAGGTGTATTTACACATAAAGCCCATGATGGGCTCAACCTTTACGGATATAGCCATATGGGTCTTCTACCCTTTCAATGGGCCGGCGAGGGCCAAAGTTGAGTTTTTCAACATCTCATTAGGGAAGATAGGCGAGCATGTTGGTGACTGGGAGCATTTGACCTTACGAGTCAGCAATTTCACAGGGGAACTATGGAGGGTCTTCTTCTCGCAGCACAGCGGGGGCACGTGGGTGGACGCTTCCCAGCTTGAGtttgaaaatggaaacaaaGCAGTGGGCTATGCGTCATTGCATGGGCATGCCTTGTATCCGAAGGCAGGGCTTGTTTTGCAAGGGAGTGGCGGAATAGGAATAAGGAATGATACAGCCAAGAGTAAGAAGGTATTGGACACTGGACGAAGCCTTTTGTTAGTCTCAGCTGAGTATTTGGGGTCAGCTGTGACTGAGCCACCATGGCTTAACTACTCTAGGAAATGGGGTCCAAACATTAGTTATGACATTGCGGACGAAATCAAAACGGTGGAGAAACTTTTGCCTGGAAAGCTCAAATCCGCTTTTGATAAATTCGTAAAGAGTCTACCAAATGAAGTATTAGGGGAAGAAGGCCCTACAGGTCCCAAGATGAAGAACAGCTGGACTGGAGATGAAGTATGACTCACACACACTTTCCTTTATGTTTATGTAAGACTATTTCGGCAATATCAATTTCATCCTCTTTTGCCAGTTTAGCATGCATTCTCAcctcaattaaaaaaataacatacaaaagaaataaaagggtGAGTCAGAGTGCAAACAGTCAAACAATATGgggtaaaataattttttatatattttcattcttCAAAAGGAGGTTGTTGAGGCCCAGAAAAGTCATTGGAAATCCAAAGACATTTAAAGctcaatataatatataatgttgATTATGCGTTAATCCAAACTGTAATTTTaggaattaatttattaaataaatatagaaatattGTACATGTCATGCCACACCAAtaatacatttttcatatGACAATCACCTACCAAACTTATATGAACCCAAGTCATGTGGATTACGGGGTTTGCACGAGGGATTGTGGTGTGGAAGGTTATGGAAGCTCTTGGATAATGGAGACTTTGGGCTAGCTACTTAGGAGCACTAAAGTCCAAGCCCACTACTTAGAGTTCTCCAATGTGGGTGAGCAaataagatatttttcaaGCACTTCCTTTTACCCATGGGAAATAGTCATTTTCCAAATGCATGGCTTTACTCGTTGGAAACAAGCATTTTCCAGCACTCCCTATTACCTGCTGGAAACAAGCCGTTTCCAGCACTTCTTTTTACCCATAGGAAATAATCAGTTTATGGTACCTAGCTTCACCTACTAGAAAATAGCATGCCCTAGTGCTCCCTTTTAACCATTGAAAATAGGCTGGTTCAAGCACCTCCCTTTACCTATTagaaataaaggaaaactCTCACACTCTATAAATTGGCATTCATGGCTCAGGCAAATGGACCAATTTTTCTTCAGCCATCAAGCCCCTTCATTCGGCTGCTGCAAGCAACGCAGCAGCCATCAACCCCCTTCTTCAGCCATCAGGCCATTCCTTTAGCTGATGGAGTAGCACAACAACTTCTTGCTTTGGCTGCTACAAGGATCTCAGCAGCCATCAACCCTCTTCTTCAATCATCACACCTCCTTCCTAGCTGTTGCAAGCACCCCAGCCATAACCTCCTCTCCTTGAAACCATTCTCTCTATAAAGCCTCACCAAGCACTTCAAGCTTTTCTTTCCTCCTCATGCCGTTCAAGCTATAAACATCATAGTCTTCAAGCCTCAAGCTTTTCTTCCCATCATCCTTCTCTTGAAACTCTTAAATCCATAAAGTCTTACCAAGCATAACTtcaagcttttccttccttccaaGCTGTAAATACTATAGCCTTCAAATCTCAAGCTTTTCCTTTCATCCTCCTTCTCTTGAAACTCTTAAATCCACATAGCTATAGccacaaacaacaaattatCAACACTCAACCTCAAGCATATCCAACATCAAGCCAAGCACGagcattctcatttgctaaacttgtgGGTCTTTAGCTCCCACACTCCAAGCTCACATAATCTCGGTTCAACATCAATGCACCATCTCCAACTCTTTGTCTAGCTACAGGAAATATCAGCACAAAACACGCAGCCTTTGGAAGAAGACAAAAGTACTCTCCTCGGACTTGCTTCTCCCTCGGGATGTTTTGGGTCTAGTTCTTGCTAACTCATAAAAAGAGGCAACGAATGCTTGATTCATCACTCTATGGCGATCCAATAATCAACAAGTCCGGACGAGCCTTATTAAGGGAAAGACCCCCAtagaggtatttataatacaagtgTGTAAACTCTAGTAAAGTTatacaagaaaacaaattacaCTTGATTTGTtacaaaggagagagaaataaaatcctaatagaGTAGGAAATAAATCTTCTAATAGAATTAGGAtctcgccaacactccccctcaagttggaacAAAGATGTCACGCATGCCCAACTTGTTAAGGAAGTTGAGAAAGACGGCATACAAATCAACAAcccaaaatacaaaataagataccaaaatccaagaaatccatataaaaaaaaaaaagcaaaaatggagTTGAGCAGCCGATGCTATATAAATCATTCCAGTAAGTAATATCAAAACAAAGGGCATCGATCTAGACCTGATGCCCTCCCCAtccacccccccccccccccaaccATCACAACTACATGGTCCACCCCTTCCCACCCAAAACCATACCTAGACCCACCCAACACCCAACCGAAACCCAACCCTCATCCTCCACTGCTCACCTCTCATATCTCTCCTAAGAATCCCACAACCATCTCaagtcctttatttttttataaaaaaaaaaatttgtagaaTCAATATGcttcaaaaagaaattcagaTATGGAACTTGGGTTTGGTGGATGTCGAACAGAGAATGGGCAAAGATAAAGAGGGAGATGGAAAGAGGAGGATGGGTGGAGGGAGAAGAAACAGAGGGATGATGATAGGATGgggttggtgggttttgattaaCTCCTGATTCAAAGTCTCTTGTTTGTTTGAGAAAAAACTAGTTGTTCCAGTGGGGTCCTGATAGAGAAGTTGGAGAGGATGGGGTCTCGGTTAGATACATGGGTTTTGTTTGACCCGTTTCTATGTGAAACCTTTTAAAACCATCTTTTAATTTCAACTGTCCAAGATTATTCAACGGTCTAAATACAAGTTCGCACTTAATGTTCCCATATAGTTGTTTCACCTAATCTGAGCGCCATGATTGAAGCCACTGAAACTCAATTGAGCCCCACGTGAGGAAAAGGCCCAGCCCACTTGCAACTAGGAAGCCACTTGCCCAGCGCGCTGGTAATTCTTACTCTCTGCATCGTACCACATCTTGTTATTACCATTGCTGATCAATGGTTCAATTTGAATGCAATAAAAAGTTGTAACAGTCACAAACAATGTCAATACTattcggtttttttttttttcaaccgTCTGATTATTTGTTTAATAAGTAACAATGGCAACTTTTATGTTAAACAACGGcaagtttttataaataacAACGGCTACTTTTATGAAATAAATTGTTGTTTTCATAATCTCatccaaattttaatttttttttacttgaaatgTTTAGAGATGGCAATATTGTGCACGACCCATTAACACGACACGAATTCGCACGAAAAATTCAGTATTCGGGTTTGAGTTATCGTGTCGTGTTGATATCGTGTTGACCTGTTAAGCTATCGCGAATACCCGTTAACCCGTTAAGCTCAAGGGcagttttttgtaaatttctctctttttttcttctctttcttctctttattctCTTTCGtctttttgtaaatttattattattattatttatttttttaattcttaactGGTTATTGTGTCGTGTCTAGTGATTCGCGAATTGTAACGGGTCGTGTTTGTGTTTGACATTTCCAACCCATCTTCTTATTGTTTCGTGTCGTGCCAGCCAGTTAAGAAAAACGGGTTGACACGAACATGACACGAATACTGCAAACACGGCACAAATGCCAGGTCTATAAAtgttcatataaaaaaaaactaatataacataaatatacattaacaaaaaaaaacaaacaaacaaacaaacaaa
Above is a window of Prunus persica cultivar Lovell chromosome G2, Prunus_persica_NCBIv2, whole genome shotgun sequence DNA encoding:
- the LOC18786561 gene encoding uncharacterized protein LOC18786561; the protein is MGNCAALSASARGVFKKSKALPIETTFKLPAPLPSWPPGDGFASESIDLGGLQVYQISSFSKVWSTHEGGPDNLGASFFEPSPLPKGFYMLGCYSQPNNKPLSGWALAAKSTKDKDEDEDDHPLLKKPLDYTLVWNSESLKNLKKDGDGYVWLPTPPHGYEAIGHVVTSSPEKPSLDQIRCVRSDLTDHCEADSWIWGPGTAGDANGFNVFSLRPSNRGTQAMGVPAGTFVALNGTPSSTIAMACLKNTLSLSNSHIYMPNLTQIEALLEVYSPLIYLHPDEVYLPSSVGWFFSNGALLYKKQGDAVAIEPTGSNLPQGGSNDGSYWLDLPVDKGASERVKKGDLPDCQVYLHIKPMMGSTFTDIAIWVFYPFNGPARAKVEFFNISLGKIGEHVGDWEHLTLRVSNFTGELWRVFFSQHSGGTWVDASQLEFENGNKAVGYASLHGHALYPKAGLVLQGSGGIGIRNDTAKSKKVLDTGRSLLLVSAEYLGSAVTEPPWLNYSRKWGPNISYDIADEIKTVEKLLPGKLKSAFDKFVKSLPNEVLGEEGPTGPKMKNSWTGDEV